A single uncultured Acetobacterium sp. DNA region contains:
- a CDS encoding DUF5986 family protein, with protein MTKQNILDSISPDVIQSIYQCIFQAIGEDCQEAETHLEIKTHISKPFMTWDLIYRNLINKFGTEYVLYSTTKRGMWEVLLLFEKDSGLLLSFMRDNRFKTLQKSKPGKKPQYVDALLLCNNKLQSATNQQSFFKFEEQPEDEERLKSILNELCLNFSEPVLDAVTQHALIVFSSKFGQVSSLNAFILNKNWDVVVKKDWMNNLKPIIANTLETVSENKDEKIPLKLKGKAKERTKQKELVSIKISKDNVKDHE; from the coding sequence ATGACTAAACAAAATATTTTAGATTCTATCTCCCCAGATGTAATTCAATCGATATACCAGTGCATTTTTCAAGCAATTGGCGAAGATTGTCAGGAAGCCGAAACCCATTTAGAAATCAAAACTCACATTTCTAAACCTTTTATGACGTGGGACTTAATCTATCGAAACTTAATTAATAAATTTGGAACAGAATATGTTCTATATTCTACAACGAAACGTGGAATGTGGGAAGTACTCCTTCTTTTTGAAAAAGATAGTGGTCTGTTGTTATCTTTTATGCGTGATAACCGATTTAAAACTCTACAGAAATCAAAACCAGGCAAAAAACCTCAATATGTTGATGCCTTACTATTATGCAATAATAAACTTCAATCAGCCACAAATCAACAAAGCTTTTTTAAATTTGAAGAACAACCTGAAGATGAGGAAAGATTAAAAAGTATTTTAAACGAACTTTGTCTGAATTTCTCAGAGCCGGTTTTAGATGCTGTCACTCAACATGCCCTAATCGTTTTTTCTTCAAAATTTGGTCAAGTCTCATCATTAAATGCTTTTATTCTTAACAAGAATTGGGATGTTGTTGTTAAAAAAGATTGGATGAATAATCTTAAACCTATTATTGCAAATACTTTGGAAACTGTATCTGAAAATAAAGACGAAAAAATTCCACTTAAATTAAAGGGAAAAGCAAAAGAACGAACGAAACAAAAAGAATTAGTATCTATCAAAATATCAAAAGACAATGTGAAAGATCATGAATAA
- a CDS encoding Ig-like domain-containing protein produces MEKKIQNNLCLTIILLLMFTLLPSGVLAVERSVNSQTIGTESIKPTDSLQTQNNSVNVTYTSDFKAGFKVNSLTATRSNDTIVFTVNYESSKNGGFSLFDPPNGNTISKTNVSGIKIGSNSDTLELSLAEFKQALTCDNLTISFWSDNASIGWLNFKSAQLQSLLNTDFDGNVEFSTNYKDGFKVDALTAKRSGDTVAFTVNYVSTHDCDYNFFNSPNADIIAKTVNGGIKQGTNTSVLELTLDEFKQILSADTITMRFGLDENGSIIFFKTAQLQSLLTEDPGQVKVNPTAITLNKTTANLAVSGSEKLTALLSPSNATETTVSWNSSDPTIATVDSNGSIIGVKAGTTNITATTVNNLSATCQVTVSSASTEKSISYQTHVENDGWQDWKTNGDMSGTSARSLRLEGIKIKLNNYENLGVEYQTHIQNIGWESETNRGWKSNGDMSGTQGLSYRLEAIQIKLTGTDADKYDIYYQVHAQNIGWMGWAKNGESAGTAGLSYRLEGIRIKIVPKGDPAPGSTAEPFIKSKLLTIQDKLEGTWISEASYVKYVFNGTHYTENIKNQSPRSGTYSLIEKPDGKIVIDFDCYSSPVYSDISDAESLSDGVITIANFKFYRSN; encoded by the coding sequence ATGGAAAAGAAAATTCAAAACAACCTTTGTTTAACCATCATTTTGTTGCTTATGTTCACCTTACTCCCTTCTGGGGTATTGGCCGTGGAACGTTCCGTCAATAGCCAAACCATCGGAACTGAGAGTATTAAACCAACCGATAGTCTTCAAACCCAAAACAACAGCGTGAATGTTACCTATACGTCTGATTTCAAAGCCGGATTTAAGGTGAATTCTCTGACAGCTACGCGTTCAAATGACACAATTGTTTTCACCGTAAATTACGAAAGCTCAAAAAATGGTGGTTTTAGCTTGTTTGATCCGCCCAATGGAAACACCATATCGAAAACGAATGTATCCGGCATTAAAATTGGTTCAAATTCTGATACTTTAGAGTTATCGTTAGCAGAATTCAAACAAGCATTAACTTGCGATAATCTTACTATTTCCTTCTGGTCCGATAATGCTTCTATCGGTTGGCTTAACTTTAAAAGCGCTCAACTTCAATCTCTTTTAAATACTGATTTTGATGGAAATGTTGAATTTTCTACCAATTACAAAGATGGTTTTAAAGTCGATGCGCTCACAGCTAAGCGATCAGGTGATACCGTCGCATTTACAGTAAATTATGTTAGTACTCATGATTGCGATTATAATTTTTTTAACTCACCGAATGCTGATATCATCGCAAAAACAGTAAACGGAGGGATCAAACAAGGTACAAATACCAGTGTTTTAGAACTGACCTTAGATGAATTCAAACAGATTTTATCAGCGGATACTATCACAATGCGATTCGGTTTGGATGAAAATGGAAGCATCATATTTTTTAAAACCGCACAGCTTCAATCTCTTTTAACTGAAGACCCCGGTCAAGTCAAAGTAAATCCAACTGCGATCACCCTCAATAAAACAACTGCTAATTTGGCTGTAAGTGGCAGTGAAAAGCTCACCGCTTTGCTCAGTCCCAGCAATGCAACTGAAACAACAGTCTCCTGGAATTCAAGCGATCCGACTATTGCTACTGTGGACTCCAATGGAAGTATAATAGGCGTTAAAGCAGGAACAACGAACATTACCGCAACGACTGTTAACAATCTTTCTGCAACCTGCCAGGTCACTGTTTCTTCGGCCAGCACTGAAAAAAGCATTTCTTATCAAACCCATGTTGAAAATGACGGCTGGCAGGATTGGAAAACCAATGGAGACATGAGTGGCACTTCGGCCCGATCACTGCGTTTAGAAGGCATCAAGATCAAGTTGAATAATTATGAAAATCTCGGTGTTGAATATCAAACCCATATACAGAATATTGGCTGGGAGTCTGAAACGAACAGAGGTTGGAAGAGTAACGGAGACATGAGTGGCACTCAAGGACTTTCCTATCGTTTGGAAGCCATTCAGATTAAGCTGACGGGGACCGATGCTGATAAATATGATATTTATTATCAGGTTCATGCTCAAAACATCGGCTGGATGGGTTGGGCCAAAAACGGTGAAAGCGCCGGTACTGCTGGTTTGAGTTATCGCTTGGAAGGAATTCGAATTAAAATTGTGCCTAAAGGCGATCCTGCTCCAGGGTCAACAGCTGAACCGTTTATTAAATCCAAATTGTTAACTATTCAGGATAAATTGGAAGGTACTTGGATTTCCGAAGCTTCATATGTCAAATATGTTTTTAATGGCACTCACTATACTGAGAATATCAAGAATCAATCTCCGCGTTCAGGTACTTATTCATTAATAGAAAAGCCTGATGGTAAAATTGTTATTGACTTTGATTGTTATAGTTCTCCCGTATACTCTGATATAAGTGATGCCGAATCACTTTCTGATGGAGTGATTACAATAGCCAATTTCAAATTTTATCGTTCTAATTAG
- a CDS encoding toxin-antitoxin system HicB family antitoxin gives MFVVKKPVTVNKTIRLPEELLKRLETIASQKDISLNQLIVQCCEYALNDLAEESQTESRTES, from the coding sequence ATGTTTGTCGTTAAAAAACCGGTAACCGTCAATAAAACGATACGTTTGCCGGAAGAATTGCTTAAACGCTTGGAAACCATTGCCAGTCAGAAAGATATATCCCTGAATCAATTGATTGTCCAGTGCTGTGAATATGCTTTAAATGACTTGGCCGAAGAATCACAGACAGAATCCAGAACTGAGTCATAA
- a CDS encoding JAB domain-containing protein, with protein MSKETSAKRINIVSLKIVKEGSILYDVRKLSSPSDAAGLGRKFLDEADREQVIVCCLDNKNQPVSVNIVSMGTVNSSLVHPREVFKTAVLSNAASIILFHNHPSGDPEPSQEDINIAVRIKEAGKILGIELLDHIIIGSENRFISFKEKKMI; from the coding sequence ATGTCAAAAGAAACATCCGCCAAGCGGATCAATATCGTGTCTCTGAAAATAGTTAAAGAGGGCAGCATCCTGTATGACGTCCGAAAACTGTCATCACCCTCAGATGCTGCCGGACTGGGCCGGAAGTTCCTAGATGAGGCAGATCGGGAGCAGGTCATTGTTTGCTGTCTGGATAATAAGAACCAACCCGTATCCGTTAATATTGTCAGTATGGGAACGGTGAATAGCTCCCTGGTTCATCCCAGGGAAGTTTTCAAAACGGCTGTTCTTTCCAATGCTGCCAGTATTATTCTTTTTCACAACCATCCATCGGGTGATCCGGAACCTTCTCAGGAAGATATCAATATCGCTGTTCGGATTAAAGAAGCTGGGAAAATCCTTGGCATTGAGCTTTTGGATCACATTATTATTGGTTCAGAAAACCGGTTTATCAGTTTTAAAGAAAAAAAAATGATCTGA
- a CDS encoding DUF1643 domain-containing protein — MKSEKIVIKAESLFSDDGDHRYTLRKEWDKSLPTATVISISPSGLSNVSADLTTQLITNNIEALGFGSFELLNLYSKVGVDVKKIKDPVGLWDETTDACIKASCDKTFKDEGGKIIFAWGKLTENNKKHAEREKQVLSLLSIYFDKVYCIKDYGIRHFLHPLTPSVRNEWVLESWKDYRGYKSEELKAIDEREKKKLLTTSA, encoded by the coding sequence TTGAAATCTGAAAAAATTGTTATCAAAGCGGAATCACTGTTTTCTGATGATGGTGATCATCGCTATACGCTCAGGAAAGAATGGGACAAGTCTTTGCCGACTGCAACCGTCATTTCCATTTCACCAAGCGGACTTTCCAATGTGTCGGCTGATTTAACTACCCAGCTGATTACCAATAATATTGAAGCGTTGGGATTTGGTTCATTTGAATTATTAAATCTCTATTCCAAGGTTGGGGTGGATGTGAAGAAAATCAAAGATCCTGTTGGATTGTGGGATGAAACAACAGATGCCTGTATTAAAGCCAGCTGTGACAAAACGTTTAAGGATGAAGGCGGAAAGATCATCTTTGCCTGGGGAAAACTGACTGAAAATAATAAGAAGCATGCTGAGCGTGAAAAACAGGTACTCTCTTTGTTATCCATCTATTTCGACAAGGTCTATTGCATTAAGGATTATGGAATCAGGCATTTTCTCCATCCTTTAACCCCGAGTGTTCGAAATGAATGGGTTCTGGAATCCTGGAAGGATTACCGCGGATATAAATCTGAAGAGCTGAAAGCCATTGATGAACGGGAGAAGAAAAAACTGCTGACTACTTCTGCATAA
- a CDS encoding DUF960 family protein, with the protein MTFNNPGYMTRGFQAEIPIETQQMIFTLMNKAKQTLPAMDYLQVFKLDKVSSNGSFLQCLTHTQEIPPFEETVFLVLPEDQIITTKIFVIDDGDHHTFLLASEY; encoded by the coding sequence ATGACATTTAACAATCCCGGTTACATGACCCGGGGATTTCAAGCTGAAATTCCCATTGAAACGCAGCAGATGATTTTCACCTTAATGAACAAAGCCAAGCAGACCTTGCCAGCGATGGATTATCTCCAGGTTTTTAAGCTGGACAAGGTTTCTTCCAATGGTTCTTTTCTCCAGTGTCTAACCCACACCCAGGAGATCCCGCCTTTTGAGGAAACTGTTTTTCTTGTATTACCCGAGGATCAAATCATCACAACTAAGATTTTTGTCATCGATGATGGCGATCATCATACATTTTTACTGGCATCTGAGTATTAA
- a CDS encoding recombinase family protein: MNKPNKVKTNAVIYARFSSKMQNDGASIDLQLDACKDFAKKNGYTVVGTYVDEAISGTKEDQRIQFMQMITDAETHDFSTVLVYKYNRFARDMRLQLKYEDLLDQFDVSLIATTENYGDSHQANLLKMISAWSAENDIIQISENVLRGQKSRARECRHCGGHPPLGFDVDPVTKNLVLSSNKDEITAVKTMFNMRSQGYTYQEIVKALDYAGVNRSKKGQRITKTSMLSILKNEKYMGTFVFNKSTAKDKHGKRNGHRYKDDVEIIKVPNGCPAIVDEDTFSRVQAILKNPSAASGRARATRFYLLSGLLKCSCGAAYIAHYRNERPGHKGYANYVCSGGRRNPNCTCQNKGIEMTSLDTMVLKIVQDILLQDAQNLTDHLNLSRTKAFDNLDNQLKEARKQVSEIDKKIKNLSTAIADGFYDQTLQTQLQELIESKAILVKKIKDLSDQSQTPLVTVNEIKEKLSTISNFMQSNNIREVQMALSSLIDVITIHNDRVEILLKIPISRVENSEKIVEHSISRGMIANKQFDGSNLLLPSPEEPEAYIDTLGA; the protein is encoded by the coding sequence ATGAATAAACCAAATAAAGTAAAAACAAATGCCGTTATTTATGCTCGTTTCTCTTCAAAAATGCAAAATGATGGTGCCAGCATTGACCTGCAATTGGACGCCTGTAAGGACTTTGCCAAGAAGAATGGCTATACCGTTGTTGGCACCTACGTGGATGAAGCGATTAGCGGAACGAAGGAGGATCAGCGGATTCAGTTCATGCAAATGATCACTGATGCTGAAACTCATGATTTTTCAACAGTATTGGTCTACAAGTATAATCGCTTCGCCCGAGATATGCGCCTGCAATTGAAATATGAAGATTTGTTGGATCAATTCGATGTCTCACTGATTGCCACTACTGAAAACTATGGCGACAGTCATCAGGCCAACCTGTTGAAAATGATCTCAGCCTGGTCAGCTGAAAATGACATTATCCAAATCTCTGAAAATGTTCTGCGTGGTCAAAAATCCAGAGCGCGTGAATGCCGTCATTGCGGTGGTCACCCACCTTTAGGCTTTGATGTTGATCCAGTTACTAAAAACCTGGTACTGTCCAGTAATAAAGATGAAATCACAGCTGTTAAAACCATGTTCAACATGCGAAGTCAAGGATATACCTATCAGGAAATTGTTAAAGCTCTAGATTATGCTGGGGTTAACCGGAGTAAAAAGGGGCAACGCATTACTAAGACTTCCATGCTATCGATCCTGAAAAATGAAAAATATATGGGAACTTTCGTTTTCAATAAGAGCACCGCTAAGGACAAGCACGGTAAACGGAATGGGCATCGTTACAAAGATGATGTCGAGATCATTAAAGTTCCCAATGGCTGTCCGGCAATTGTTGACGAGGACACCTTTTCACGTGTTCAGGCTATTCTTAAAAATCCAAGTGCAGCATCAGGGCGAGCCAGGGCCACACGCTTTTACCTTCTCTCCGGGCTATTAAAATGTTCCTGCGGTGCTGCTTACATCGCCCATTACCGAAATGAACGTCCAGGTCACAAAGGCTATGCAAATTATGTCTGCTCCGGAGGACGGCGTAATCCAAATTGCACCTGTCAGAACAAAGGCATTGAAATGACCTCGCTGGACACCATGGTTTTGAAAATTGTTCAGGACATACTTCTCCAGGATGCCCAAAACTTAACGGATCATCTCAATTTATCACGAACCAAAGCTTTTGATAATCTGGATAATCAATTGAAAGAAGCCAGAAAACAGGTTTCAGAAATCGATAAAAAGATTAAAAATCTGTCCACCGCCATTGCTGATGGATTTTATGATCAGACCCTTCAAACACAGCTCCAAGAGTTGATTGAATCCAAAGCGATTCTTGTTAAAAAAATCAAAGATTTGTCCGATCAATCACAAACACCCCTCGTTACTGTGAACGAGATTAAAGAAAAGCTTTCAACCATTTCAAATTTCATGCAGTCAAACAATATCCGTGAAGTCCAGATGGCTCTTTCTTCATTAATTGATGTGATCACTATTCACAATGATCGGGTGGAAATCCTTTTAAAAATCCCTATCAGTCGTGTGGAAAATTCAGAAAAGATTGTCGAACATTCCATTTCACGGGGAATGATTGCCAACAAACAATTTGATGGCTCAAATCTGCTTCTGCCTTCACCCGAAGAACCAGAAGCTTATATTGATACCCTAGGCGCTTAG
- a CDS encoding phage/plasmid primase, P4 family yields MENNTPNNVINSTTNNLSIQDTPDSKDFDLSQYINTDRINPNKLPPRKWAESIGFIFDQKKDDSFTITGLNTSICAQAIKKMFYNIVMASDTDFALYNISGYYEIRSALKNKDGNITVARIIYSILNYHPGLRLWTSYREQDLLTALMRELKTTVHTWNSGEYLTLENGVFLMGKKLLIPHSPKLYKTYILPMSYKPGAQSHRFLQFIEEITLSNKSLALNLQEQAGYIISNSTKAAKAFFWVSDGSSGKSTLANILEAIVGTENISAVTLHDINSRFGLAPMFGKKLNLANESEVSGLFRTERLKLLCTNDKVTVDRKGLPALNVRLSIKLLFLTNNMPELITDTKYGLERRLHITPFPAKFAGKEVDINLTEKLLQEIDGILLWALEGLERLQKNNYQFTPCDAIENAKRDFFKNANPVLNFFGSSYMKTDPSSQKAILKSSIYTAYEQWATQNYKPRTSKQKFWEQLSQYYENAGEPLVIEKRHPGLDYLVNYKEIDDSLDDIEVLDLC; encoded by the coding sequence ATGGAAAATAATACACCTAATAATGTTATAAACAGCACAACAAACAACTTGTCGATTCAAGACACACCTGATTCAAAAGACTTTGACCTGAGTCAATACATCAATACAGACAGAATAAATCCAAACAAACTACCTCCTCGAAAATGGGCAGAAAGTATTGGTTTTATATTCGATCAAAAAAAAGATGATTCCTTTACCATTACTGGTCTTAATACCAGCATCTGTGCACAAGCCATAAAAAAAATGTTTTACAACATCGTCATGGCTTCAGATACAGATTTTGCATTATACAATATTTCCGGCTACTACGAGATACGAAGCGCCTTAAAAAACAAAGATGGCAATATCACGGTAGCACGCATTATATACAGTATTTTAAACTATCATCCTGGTTTGCGCCTATGGACTAGTTATAGAGAGCAGGATCTACTGACTGCTTTAATGCGCGAGCTTAAAACAACGGTTCACACATGGAATTCCGGTGAATATCTTACCCTCGAAAACGGTGTTTTTCTGATGGGCAAAAAGCTGTTGATCCCGCACAGTCCTAAATTATATAAGACATATATATTGCCCATGTCCTATAAACCTGGTGCTCAGAGCCATAGATTTCTTCAATTCATTGAGGAAATCACCTTATCAAACAAATCACTGGCGCTTAATCTCCAGGAACAAGCCGGATATATTATCTCCAATTCAACCAAAGCAGCCAAAGCTTTTTTCTGGGTCAGTGATGGATCTTCCGGTAAAAGTACCCTTGCAAATATTCTTGAAGCCATTGTTGGCACTGAAAATATTTCGGCTGTTACGCTCCATGATATTAATTCCCGTTTTGGCCTGGCACCGATGTTTGGAAAGAAGCTTAACCTCGCCAATGAATCAGAAGTTTCCGGTTTATTTCGGACTGAACGACTCAAGCTTCTTTGTACGAACGACAAGGTCACTGTTGATCGTAAGGGGTTGCCTGCTCTAAATGTCAGATTGTCCATTAAACTTTTGTTTCTGACCAACAATATGCCTGAATTAATCACCGACACAAAATACGGATTGGAAAGACGACTGCACATCACACCATTTCCAGCTAAATTCGCAGGGAAAGAAGTTGATATCAACCTGACTGAAAAACTTCTTCAGGAAATTGATGGCATTCTTTTGTGGGCTTTGGAAGGCCTCGAACGCTTACAAAAAAACAATTACCAGTTTACGCCCTGCGACGCCATTGAAAATGCCAAACGTGACTTTTTTAAAAACGCTAATCCTGTATTAAATTTCTTTGGATCATCCTACATGAAAACTGATCCTTCCAGTCAAAAAGCTATATTAAAAAGCAGCATCTATACGGCCTATGAACAGTGGGCAACGCAAAACTATAAACCTCGTACCAGCAAGCAAAAATTTTGGGAACAGCTTTCTCAGTATTATGAAAATGCCGGTGAACCGCTGGTCATAGAAAAACGTCACCCAGGTCTTGATTATCTTGTTAATTACAAGGAAATTGATGATTCCCTTGATGATATTGAGGTGCTTGACCTATGTTAG
- a CDS encoding DNA polymerase, whose protein sequence is MAKRTVSTIEAVLTMLEEKGIHFNSSSYEQEVLRPMYQEQEALRVHVFDHLKLNKNTSLDNDTDVIWGLYRGGYKPNSLNLEYLKSVRTQAEIYDVLYHYKKNRQFLKQFGLKLLNQVDSNSHLHGHWSTATATGRLKCSSPALQAFPPSVSKYFGAPPGFTRITGDYSLIELRILAQLSHDPVLMHAFNEGIDIHSQTASIVFGKHHRTITPVERQIGKKINFSIIYGAGSESLFANLKKENAQLTLEEAKQFRNSFFSTYRGVAQWQNKVLQSPIVHGLSGLSWSTFPSLNCRLNYPIQGSGAAGLKLALILLYKNLKPGWYITHCVHDEIQLIVPTTDVLQGQTLLNEAMVTGMEIILTAVPVDLKIKIN, encoded by the coding sequence ATGGCCAAACGCACTGTTTCAACCATCGAAGCTGTTTTAACGATGTTAGAAGAAAAAGGTATCCACTTTAATTCTTCCAGTTACGAACAGGAGGTCCTTCGGCCCATGTACCAAGAGCAGGAAGCTCTTAGGGTTCACGTATTTGATCATTTAAAATTGAATAAGAATACATCTCTGGATAACGATACCGATGTAATCTGGGGATTATATCGAGGCGGGTATAAGCCAAACAGCTTAAATTTAGAATATCTCAAGTCAGTACGTACCCAAGCTGAAATTTATGACGTTCTCTACCATTATAAAAAGAACCGGCAATTTCTTAAGCAATTCGGTCTAAAACTGCTGAACCAAGTTGACTCCAACAGCCATCTTCATGGCCATTGGAGCACCGCTACGGCAACTGGCCGGCTTAAATGTTCCAGTCCAGCGTTGCAAGCTTTTCCACCTAGTGTTTCAAAGTATTTTGGGGCTCCTCCCGGATTCACTCGAATTACTGGAGATTACAGCTTGATAGAATTAAGAATACTCGCGCAGCTAAGTCACGATCCTGTGCTTATGCATGCATTTAACGAAGGTATTGATATTCATAGCCAGACCGCCAGCATCGTATTTGGAAAGCATCACCGAACCATTACACCCGTTGAACGGCAAATTGGCAAAAAAATCAATTTTTCTATCATTTATGGTGCCGGTTCCGAAAGTCTTTTTGCCAACCTTAAAAAAGAAAATGCTCAGCTCACGCTTGAAGAAGCCAAACAATTTAGAAACAGCTTTTTTTCAACCTATCGTGGAGTAGCCCAATGGCAAAACAAAGTCCTTCAATCACCTATTGTTCATGGATTATCTGGATTGTCATGGTCTACATTTCCATCGCTGAACTGTCGCCTCAATTATCCCATTCAAGGATCTGGGGCTGCAGGGTTGAAACTGGCTCTCATTTTACTCTATAAAAATCTTAAACCCGGTTGGTACATTACTCACTGTGTTCACGATGAAATTCAACTGATCGTCCCAACTACTGATGTACTGCAGGGACAAACATTACTCAATGAAGCTATGGTAACTGGAATGGAGATTATTCTAACAGCCGTTCCAGTAGATTTGAAAATAAAAATTAATTAA
- a CDS encoding WYL domain-containing protein, with product MAGTNNESKNYRILSIHDRLNRGEVINKKDAAKRYAVDERTIQRDIADLKIFLEKDFSQREIVYDRQQCGYVIKQRGEISFSDSDIFSVCKILLDSRAFSKVDMKRILDTLVMQCDDRKSIAEMIANERFYYTPPKHDKSIIDDIWKISQSIRHQNIVNIEYEKQDGTISKYAINPVGLVFNEYYFYLIGEKNGLDNPISQVYRVDRLKKFEVTEDCFDKSEKDRFKEGEFRKRVQFMYTGALKKITFKFWGDSLEAVLDRLPTAKVINQSGKESIIEAEVYGEGVKRWLLSQCEYLEVLKPQNYRDEVLETLKKMRSNYR from the coding sequence ATGGCTGGAACAAATAATGAGAGTAAAAATTATCGAATTTTAAGTATTCATGATCGGCTTAATCGAGGAGAAGTAATCAACAAAAAGGATGCGGCAAAACGTTATGCGGTTGATGAACGAACAATTCAACGGGATATCGCAGATTTAAAGATTTTTCTTGAAAAAGATTTTTCGCAAAGAGAAATAGTGTATGATCGTCAGCAATGTGGTTATGTAATTAAACAGCGTGGAGAAATATCATTTTCAGACAGTGATATCTTTTCTGTGTGTAAAATCTTACTTGATTCCCGAGCTTTTTCTAAAGTTGATATGAAAAGAATTTTGGATACCCTTGTGATGCAGTGCGACGATAGGAAAAGCATTGCTGAAATGATTGCTAATGAACGTTTTTATTACACACCACCAAAACATGATAAGTCGATTATTGATGATATTTGGAAGATTAGTCAAAGTATTCGACATCAAAATATTGTTAATATTGAATATGAGAAGCAAGATGGAACTATCAGTAAATACGCTATTAATCCAGTAGGTCTGGTGTTCAATGAATATTATTTTTATTTAATCGGAGAAAAGAATGGATTAGATAATCCTATTTCACAAGTATATCGGGTGGATCGCTTAAAAAAATTCGAGGTTACTGAAGATTGTTTTGATAAGAGTGAAAAAGACCGTTTCAAAGAAGGCGAGTTTAGAAAACGTGTACAATTTATGTATACAGGAGCGCTTAAAAAAATCACCTTTAAATTCTGGGGGGATTCACTGGAAGCTGTTTTGGATCGGTTACCTACAGCTAAAGTTATCAATCAATCAGGAAAAGAAAGTATCATTGAGGCTGAAGTTTATGGTGAAGGGGTAAAAAGATGGCTTTTGTCCCAATGCGAATATTTAGAAGTCTTGAAACCGCAAAATTATCGAGATGAGGTTTTGGAAACGCTAAAAAAAATGAGATCAAATTATAGATGA